The following coding sequences are from one Collimonas arenae window:
- a CDS encoding Lrp/AsnC ligand binding domain-containing protein, giving the protein MLDKISKKILAELQNDGRISNVDLSARVNLSPAACLERVRKLQEAGYILHYSAQLNPQLLDVALLVFIEVVLDRTTPEVFDAFSQSVQIIPEVLECHMVAGGFDYLVKARVKDMNAYREFLGKSLLQLKGVRETHTYAVMEEVKHTTKLPIR; this is encoded by the coding sequence ATGCTTGACAAGATCAGTAAGAAAATTCTGGCGGAGTTGCAGAACGACGGCCGTATCAGCAACGTCGATCTGTCGGCCCGCGTCAACTTGTCACCCGCGGCGTGCCTGGAGCGGGTGCGCAAGTTGCAGGAAGCCGGTTATATCCTCCACTACAGCGCTCAGCTCAATCCGCAGCTGCTCGATGTGGCGCTATTGGTGTTTATCGAAGTGGTGTTGGACCGCACCACGCCGGAAGTCTTCGACGCCTTCAGCCAGAGCGTGCAGATCATTCCGGAAGTGCTGGAGTGTCACATGGTGGCTGGCGGGTTCGATTACCTGGTCAAGGCGCGCGTCAAGGACATGAATGCCTATCGCGAGTTTCTCGGCAAATCGCTGCTGCAGCTGAAGGGGGTGCGCGAGACGCACACCTATGCAGTGATGGAAGAGGTAAAGCACACTACCAAGTTGCCGATTCGATAA
- a CDS encoding LacI family DNA-binding transcriptional regulator has translation MNTPFPELKPQRHSRASGRVTIVDVARLAKVSPMTVSRALKTPALVQLGARERIAEAIKQLGYVPNQAASTLASAKSQVIGVIVPSLSNSVFVETLTGIRDSLNQHGYKFLIGESGYSPERESQLISTYLAHAPDGFLLSGIEQQDTLREQLATNNVPAVRMFDLGTSCDDVTVGFSHEEAGYSIARHLIERGYRQPGFLGAQLDPRMMKRRHGFRRALSEAGLNPGVEVLTPAASTVELGTQMLGQILQQAPDCDAVFCCNDDLALGVLFECQRRGLSVPSQMAIAGFNDLPWSAFANPGITTIVTPRYQIGFTAAQLLIKILRREPIDNPNINLGFRLAIRHST, from the coding sequence ATGAATACTCCGTTTCCGGAATTGAAACCACAACGTCACAGCAGAGCCAGCGGAAGGGTAACAATCGTCGACGTCGCACGGCTGGCCAAAGTCAGCCCGATGACTGTCTCGCGTGCACTAAAGACACCGGCGCTGGTGCAACTGGGCGCACGCGAACGGATTGCGGAAGCGATCAAGCAACTCGGCTACGTGCCGAATCAGGCCGCCAGCACCTTGGCGTCGGCCAAGTCGCAAGTGATTGGCGTCATCGTGCCATCGCTGAGCAACTCGGTATTCGTGGAAACCCTGACGGGCATTCGCGATAGCCTCAACCAGCACGGCTACAAATTCCTGATCGGTGAAAGCGGCTATTCGCCGGAACGGGAAAGCCAGCTGATCAGCACTTACCTGGCGCATGCGCCGGACGGCTTTCTGCTGAGCGGCATCGAGCAGCAGGACACGCTACGCGAGCAACTGGCCACCAACAATGTGCCGGCAGTGCGCATGTTTGACCTTGGCACCAGCTGCGACGATGTAACGGTAGGCTTTTCGCATGAAGAGGCGGGTTACAGCATTGCCCGCCATCTGATCGAGCGCGGCTACCGCCAGCCCGGTTTCCTCGGCGCCCAGCTGGATCCGCGCATGATGAAGCGCCGCCATGGCTTTCGCCGGGCATTGTCGGAAGCCGGCCTCAACCCCGGTGTCGAAGTGCTGACGCCGGCAGCGTCGACGGTTGAACTTGGCACCCAGATGCTCGGCCAGATACTGCAACAGGCTCCCGACTGTGACGCTGTGTTCTGCTGCAATGACGATCTGGCGCTGGGCGTCCTGTTCGAATGCCAGCGCCGCGGCTTGTCGGTTCCCAGCCAGATGGCGATAGCCGGTTTCAACGATCTGCCATGGTCGGCGTTCGCCAATCCTGGCATCACCACCATCGTCACGCCGCGCTACCAGATCGGTTTTACTGCAGCCCAACTGCTCATCAAGATCTTGCGGCGCGAACCAATCGACAATCCGAATATCAACCTCGGTTTCCGACTGGCGATCCGGCATAGCACCTGA